The following are from one region of the SAR202 cluster bacterium genome:
- a CDS encoding IS5/IS1182 family transposase gives MHRNMGNPSMIEAFLPEQVGRNERLERIAQVVDWEKMGKLVSDI, from the coding sequence ATGCACCGCAATATGGGAAACCCGTCCATGATCGAAGCGTTCCTTCCCGAGCAGGTTGGGCGTAACGAGCGATTGGAGAGGATAGCCCAAGTTGTGGACTGGGAAAAGATGGGAAAGCTGGTGTCAGATATC